Genomic segment of Malania oleifera isolate guangnan ecotype guangnan chromosome 7, ASM2987363v1, whole genome shotgun sequence:
AAAACACAGGAGAAAATGAAACACAGAAATACAGAATGCACTTACTAATAAAAACATTAGCTCTTGTTATGTTGTtgtcaaggaaaaaaaaaaaaaaaaaaaaagagaagaaaagaaaattttgtaaaCTCTATGAAGTTTCCCAAGTATTGTTCTGTCTCTTACTTGTTTGAAGAATCGAGCACGTATCCAAAGCGGAGAGACATTGAATGGCATTCGGGATTCGATGGACTGTCTTGAAACCAAATGTGTGGAAGGAAGGGATGACACTATGCGAACGTCGGCTCGTAAAGTCCTCTTGAAATGTTCAACATCAAAAATGTCTGAAAATTCACTGCAAAATTTAGCAGACATGATACTGATCATTAGATCAATTCCTTCTTTCCACATAGAACAAATTCATTTGAAGACAGTTCTGCAGATCATAAGTACAACACAAAGCAAATGGTGAGTCCCTTGGCCAACCATTTATATCTtcagaaatttttgaaaaatgagtcTCACAAGAAAGAATGAACTTCAACAAATTTCATGAGTATCTCATAATCATCAAAGAAACTTAAGGaagaaaatgatttgagattTATTGTTGTAAAGACATAAAATTTAATACTTTAAACTCAAAACGTTCCTTTACCTTTCATCTCCCCAGATTAGATTGACCTGCAGAATAGGCACAACCAGGGCTGCTCTAAGAATTCTTGCAATGACTACTGCATCAACTATCTGATTCCTCTGCTGATTCAGTCCTCCTGAAACCACAACCACCAAGAACCTCCTCTTCTCCCTCGAAATCTTTGCAGATGCTCTCCGGTACTCGATGCTGAAATCCAAGCACGGTCGATACCCTTCTCCATCCGGCTGCTGCCAGAACTCCCTCTCCTCCTCGGAAAGGTTCCCAGAAACTCCTTGAATCGGTAGCGGCACCATCACACTGTTTGACAGACTGGGCTCATCATCACTGCCTGAAACTCTAGCAGATAGTGAAGCCAAACGAAGGGGAGAGCTCAGATAAGGGGATGAGGGAGAGATGAAAGGACATGGGGCTGAGTTCTGAGATATGGGTATGAAGCTGATCATAGAGAATcccaagaaagagaagaagaggaggagagaGAGGTGGAAGAGAGAGGGAGGTGAGGATGAACATAGCCTGTGTGTTCTTGCGTTCTTCTTGTTCGGGGAGAAGATTAGTGAAGTGAGTGGAGACAGTGAGAGGACTTGCAACAGAGGAGATGATGGGTTAGCAGTGATGGGGGAGTTCTTGAGGTTCCTTGCTCTTGCCATGAAATTAAAGCTTCTTGAATTCTCAATCTGCAACTGAAAATGCTCTTGCTGATTAATGATGGGTTTATGATTAGCATTCTCCTTCAGGGTGGCTCTTATGTTGTGTTCATCTTGGTCTCTTGGGATCAAGAAATGAGGATGAAAGCAAGATTGCAGGGGAAACACAGTGCAGTGGTCGTTAATTTCTGTTATTGATCATTTTTTAGGCTATAAGGCTAAAAATACCCTCCTCTCCTTTCTGAATATATGGTAATTGAGGGTATATAACAAGGGTATTTTGGTCATATAACTGATGTAATGGATTTTTGTTTGTATAACCATCCAAATTTAAAATGTcctaaataaatttattaagacGGTATTTGGAAGCATAAATTTcagactttaaatttgaatttggatgaattttgataaattttaatacaattatatataCCATCTCATTCAAATATATTATTACTCTAAATTCAGCTAACTAAATTTTAGCTTATGCGATATTTTGAATTCTTGTAGTAGTGTTtgggaaaataaatttttgagaattatagttagaattacATAGAATTGAAAGAGAGTTACTTTTATTTCGAggaaaaattatattaattttaaatataatataatataaaattatattaaaatttatttaaatccaatTCCAAATTTTTACTTTCCAGCATTAgcaattttattataaaaaagtGGCTTCAAGTTCCCGCAACAGTAATTTTTTTGGGCGGGCTACCTGGCCTGGGCCCAATTTGTATGTGTATCTTACCGAGGTCCAGTCTCACGGAGAgggaggagaggagagagagacggaaggagagagagggagaaagagtGCAGCCATGGCGAAAGAAGACCGGAGTGAAGGAAAGGGCGTCGCTTCAGACCTTATCAACTTCTTGAACGCTTCACCAACTGCATTCCACGCCGTCGGTAATTCTTCTCCCTGTCATTTTCCGTTGCTTCTCCATTTAGTTGCTAGCAAGTGCgaggaaaaagggaaaatgaagCCATCTTCGGTCATGGTTCTTGCGATTGGAGAAAACAAAATCATCCTCTTGGTTCGGCTTTATAGAATCATTAATTTGTTTTTTGTGTATCAGATGAGGCGAAGAAACGGTTGTTAAAGGCGGGATTTGAGCAGGTTTCGGAGAGAGAAGATTGGAATTTGCAGGCGGGAAAGAAGTATTTTTTCACGAGGAACTATTCCACGATTGTTGCCTTTGCGATTGGGAAAAGGTAATAAGTTTATAGAATTCGATGCTATTGAATAGCTAACCGAGCTTACTTGCTTGGTCGCTGACGCTGAGAAAGTCTAGGAAAAGAATAGAAATGAGAACTTTTTTTTATCCTTAATTTTTCGTTGTTGCAACAATTTGACTTAGTTGAGTTGAGCTTTTCATTCAGTGGGAACAAAAATAAATGAAGGcaataggatttttttttctttttctgttccGCTACTCTATTTCTTTAAGCAGCCAAACAGAGATTTGATCAATTACATGGTTATTCTTAACAATCGTTTCTGGCTGTTTTGTTGGATCTTGGCTTAGATATGTTGCTGGTAATGGTTTCCATATAGTTGGTGCCCATACTGATAGCCCCTGTCTAAAACTGAAGCCTATCTCAAAGGTAATTTAACACGTGTAATTGTGAAATAGATGGAATAGAGTTTTGTTCCGTATGATATAAAAGAATAAATGAATGTTGTTTTGCAAATTTGACTGGGTTGCTCAGGTGACTAAAGCTGGATATTTGGAGATTGGTGTCCAAACATATGGAGGTGGTTTGTGGCATACCTGGTTTGACCGCGACTTGACTGTCGCTGGACGGATGATTGTAAGAGAAGAGAAAGATGGTTCTGTTTCGTACTCTCATCGACTTGTTAGGATTGAGGAGCCCATAATGCGAATCCCGACCTTAGCAATTCACTTAGACAGGTTCTTGTCAGATGAATTACTATATGCTTGTTGGATTGTTATGGAGTTTCAATTGATAGATAGTATTTGCTGAGTAATTTGTGCTTGAATTTAGAAAATTCGGTTTGACTTGGTATTGAAGAAGGGTATTGTTTTTACCATTTTGAGTAGGGGTGTAAATGATGGCTTTAAGGTGAACGCACAGAATCATCTTGTTCCTGTATTAGCCACTTCAATGAAGGTAATCTTGGACCTAAGCCCTTTGAATACACATTTGTTTCTCTATAATGTTAATTCTTGTTGGTCATTATTTTTGGCAGTCCTTATTTCGTGTATGCTAAGGCATAATTTTTCTTATACTAATAAACTTATGAAGTGGCAAGCCTTGACTTTATGGTAAGGTGCTATATCCAAACTTGAAGGCCATAGCCCATAGGTTCAAATTACAGAAACAGTCTCTCCAAGTGTGGAAGTTAGACTGCATACGTCATGGCCTTTCTAGACCCTCAATGGTGTGGAGTCTTGTGCAGAGGGTggtacatttttaaaaaataaatttatgagGTACTGGAATCTTGGGCTTTAATTGCTCAAAGTCAATCTTTGGAGGAATTTATTTTTCTCTCTGTGGTTACAGCATGAAGATTATTGTGATTAGGGTTGATGTTAGGATTGATGTGTGGAagcattttttttcctttagaaATTTTGTTTATATCAACAACTGGACTGGGTTGGAGAGCATGCTTATCATGGGAAGAGAGCATAACCTTTTTAATTTGATCGTTAGATCAACAAATATAGCACAGGGCCATTTTATTGTCTTTTGTGCTACATTGAATTAGAGGCCATAGGGTCATAAAAGTTGCTGCTTTTGTATTTGAACAAACAATTGGGGTAATTATAGGAGAATTGCTAATTTTGGCTACTTTTAAGTTTGCCTGATGACCTTAGAGGCTGCAGTAGCAAGAGGATAATATTTGTGAATATGAATTTGAGATTTGCAACAAAACCGTGTGTCGCATACCTTCAAATCAATAGAATCAGAATATCTACACAAATCCAAAAACATGCCTAGGGATGGAAGCAATGATCCTGTGCTGTCTCTTTTGGCAGTCATCCAAATTCCATTGATGTCTGATTAACTCAATATTTAGTATGCCAAATCAGAGGAATCTTGAAGTGCTGAACAAATTCTAGGGTCTCATTAGGAATATCAGGGCAAGAAGATATGAAAACAATTCTCTTTATGGCggtatttttttcttaaaatcaaAGGTTGAAGGTGAAGATTGTCTGGATATTTTTTCCTTGGTAAAATGAATTAAATGACTCCGATACAAGATTTTCCCCACGCATCTCAATTACCTTTTTTGCAGGCAGAGCTCACTAAAGTTGTTGGGGAAAATGGTCCAGTTGAAAGTGGAGCTCAAAATGTTAAAATGGGGAAGCATCACTCTCTTCTACTCCAGGTTTGCAGCTATTTTCTCCCAAATTCCACTGCTTTTGATTTTGAACTTTGGTTGACGATTCAGCTTTGATGAATTAGCCGAATGCAATGTTAATAGTAAACATATGACAAATTTTGACTTGCTttgatttattttcttatttttctctaGCTGCTTGCAACTCAGGCTGGGTGTGAACCAGATCAAATTTATGATTTCGAGTTACAAGCATGTGATACTCAACCAAGCTTAGTTGCTGGTGCTATGAAAGAATTCATTTTTTCAGGAAGGCTTGACAATCTCTGCATGTCATTTTGCTCTTTGAAGGTATGATTTGTTGTAACAGCTTTCATCCTTCTATAAaacttctcattttttttttaattgtgcaTTGTACTATATAGAATGATCTTGTTTCTCTTCTTCTGTACATTGATGCTCATATTCTGTGTCTCTGTGCATGTGTGCCATAATTTGTTAGGGTGAGCAACATAATGTCATTTTGCCTTTCAACAAATAAATTAAAAGCACTATTCTTTAATTTGAAATAAcgtgtttttctttgtttttttattttatgtgtttTGAACTTGAATCTTGTAGTCCAGGCAAACTAAACATATGCACTTGTGCATCTCATGAGTCATGACCATAGTGTTTGGCTTAGACTTgccattttctctttctttctatcgcatagtgaaaaataaataaataaaactaattCTTGAAGTTGCCCAGTTAGTGGTCATTGCTATTGGGTTGGTCTAGAAAGGATGTTCAGTTTTGGAATTGAGTCTTGCAGGCCAATCAGCCTATGCCATTTTGCCTTTTTGTTGCTTAGCCATGAGGTTTAGCCTTTTTTCTAGCATATGACATGAGAATGTGCTGTTTAATTTGTGAAGTTCTCAGCATCGTAAGTGTGATTGAATTCAAGTCAGGGAGTTGTATTGGACTTTAGTTAGGAGAATGGTCGCAGGATATGCTCAAGAAATGTGAAGTTTAATGTATGTGGACTTCGAGTATTTGGGTTATGGTAAATTGTTGATAGGCCTTCTTATATCAATAATATTGTTCCTTTTTGACCTGCGTGACATTGGTTTGGGTGGTTTAGTTTATGGCTATGTATGGTTGACCCTTTGGTGCAGGATGAGCAAGGTACCTATTTTTGTCAAGTTAGATTTTCTCATGAGTTTAgttatttagggttttagggttttccaattgaatttggaaatgcctagatgataacggaattatatggttaactaatttatttaagactattataaaaattaaaaaaatattagatgaatggaagaaaaacacttcaatacctatttacaaaaataaaggagatattcaaaattgtaataagtATCATAGAATTAATATGAGTCATATaatgaaattgtgggaaaggATATTTGAACAAAggttaaggttagaaacgaaggtcttagaatatcaatttggttttatgcccgAGAGATCTACTACGAAGCTATATATCTTGTAGGAAGATTAATGGAacagtttagggaaaagaagagggatttgagtatggtatttattgacttagagaaagcatataatAGGGCACTCAGgaaagttttatggtgggttttagaaaaaaagaggtgtttgtagtaggtatattgatgtttttaaggatatatacgatggagtaatgactagcattaggactacAGGTGGAGAGATTAGGGAATTTCCTATTATAATacgtgtacatcaaggatcttgtTTTAGCACTTacctttttgctttagtgatggatgaacttattagGAGTATGTTGTTTaaagatgatattgtcttgattgatgaaactaggggtggaatagaatctaagttagtagaattatggagagaagcttaaCAATCTCGAGCCTTTAGGAAAAGtaaaaataagatagaatatatgaaatgtaatttcaatcatagtgagaggaatattggagataaagttaaatttgatgataatgaaatcaatagcactagtagattcaATActttagatctattatgcaagttgaaagagaaattgaaaaagatgTGCTGCATAGAGTTACAACAgattgggtaaaatgaagaagtgctttgagtgtgttgtacccttaaaattaaaaaaataagttcTATAGGATGACCGTAAAACCAGTTATGCTACATGGATCTGAATgttggcaactaagaaacaacatttccaaagagtaaaagttgtcaagatgagaatgctaagatgaatgagtggtatgacattaaaagataaattaaggaatgaacttATTCGAGGTACGTTAGGTGTAGCTTTTGTAGaatataagataagggagggatggcTCAGGTGGTTTTAGTACTTGCAACATAGGCCTAGTAGTGCGCTAGTGAAGAAAAGTGAATTAGTTATTGTGAGGGGTAGTAGAaggagtaggggtagacctaaaataattagGAATGACATAATgtgtaaggatttaatagccttgaatctATCGAaggaaattgcccatgattgcgtaaattggcagaaaaggtcATGCAGCCGAATCCACCTAGTGGGTCTTAAGGCtgggttctttttcttttttttgttgttgtttcaAATTATTTCATTTTGGGGTTTAAGAATTTGATTTTATGGATTTATTTTCTGGTTTACTTCATTTGCATTTAAACATAGGCTTACACATGTGATGGCACTGGCTTTTAGAACTGATTGTGATGTGGAAGGAAccctaatctctctctctctctctctctcctatcttTGTTTCTGTATCCTCTCCACTTTACTCCATCAATTTTCTATCTTTCTCCCCTTTCTGTCTCCTGCATTATCCTTTCTTAACTCCACTCGCTCTTTTCATTGGGTTaaccttgatttttttttaatgactgcTCCATGGTCTGGATCTTGAAAACTCTAACCTGTTTAACGTGTACCCACTCCCACTATTAATTTTTCATATTGTTGATTTTTGCTTGTGTTCTAATGGTGAATTTTCTCCATCATTCTAATACATAGTAGTTCATTCTCATTTGTTTCTTTATGGATTAAATTTCAGGCATTGATTGATGCAACAGCTCCAGAAAGTTGTCTTGACAATGAGACTGGTGTGAGGATGGTGGCCCTGTTTGATCATGAGGAGATTGGATCTGATTCGGCACAGGGAGCTGGATCTCCCGTCATGCTGAATGCTCTGTCAAGAGTCACAAACTCTTTCAGCTCAGATTCTAAGGTACTCCATCCATTTCGGGGTTCagatttttgtgtttttgtttgaaATTTTGGGTTAAATTGGTTTATTGTTGTGGCTTTTGTCAGATAAAGTTGCTGCTGATTTTGGTTTTGCTGAAACTTCTGATAAATAACGTTAACCTGTGATGCTGTTTGATTCAGTTATATTGCTTTATCATGCATTGGTGTAACATGCAATATCAGTTgtttgtttaatattttaatattgttttttttaattttttatttttactattttgtaCCTGCTGATGTTGAGGGGGGAGAGAGAGCATTTTGATCAGcaacttcaaaattcaaaaagctAATTTCTGTCATGTTCTTTGCTGCATTTTTTTCAGAGGGATTTCAGGAAAGAAATGATTTTCAGCTCATAGTTTGctgtattttttttatgtttatttatttgaaTGTTGTAGTAGAGATGGCATCTTATGTTTCTCAATATCCTACATTGGGGGGATGGGAGTCACCTAACATTGTTGGAACGTAGGAAATCAAAACAAGAAAGAATGTTTGTATTTCC
This window contains:
- the LOC131159460 gene encoding probable aspartyl aminopeptidase, encoding MAKEDRSEGKGVASDLINFLNASPTAFHAVDEAKKRLLKAGFEQVSEREDWNLQAGKKYFFTRNYSTIVAFAIGKRYVAGNGFHIVGAHTDSPCLKLKPISKVTKAGYLEIGVQTYGGGLWHTWFDRDLTVAGRMIVREEKDGSVSYSHRLVRIEEPIMRIPTLAIHLDRGVNDGFKVNAQNHLVPVLATSMKAELTKVVGENGPVESGAQNVKMGKHHSLLLQLLATQAGCEPDQIYDFELQACDTQPSLVAGAMKEFIFSGRLDNLCMSFCSLKALIDATAPESCLDNETGVRMVALFDHEEIGSDSAQGAGSPVMLNALSRVTNSFSSDSKLLEKAIQRSFLVSADMAHALHPNYMDKHEDNHQPKLHGGLVIKHNANQRYATNAVTSFVFREIADKHNLPVQDFVVRSDMPCGSTIGPILASGVGIRTVDVGAPQLSMHSIREMCAVDDVEHSYKHFKAYFQEFSDLDGKITVDI